A stretch of the Azorhizobium caulinodans ORS 571 genome encodes the following:
- a CDS encoding YicC/YloC family endoribonuclease yields the protein MSLASMTGFARTHGLTGAWRWTWEVRSVNSKGLDLRLRLPGGFDALDAGARAAATKALSRGSVSGTLTLAREGETAAVSLNQPALRTLYTALKEAAAVLGAAPPTLDALLAVRGIVEVVEADLSDEDRAAVTRDALAGFEDALADLGRMRIAEGAALRAILMDRLDGIARLVAAAESLPERQLEAIKARLADQVRALSEAHAGLDPERLHQEAVLLATKADVREELDRLTAHIAAARELLTQGGPVGRRLDFLAQEFNREANTLCSKSNAVALTQIGLDLKLLVDQFREQIANVE from the coding sequence ATGTCCCTCGCCAGCATGACCGGCTTTGCCCGCACCCACGGCCTCACCGGCGCGTGGCGCTGGACCTGGGAGGTGCGCTCGGTCAATTCCAAGGGCCTCGACCTGCGCCTGCGCCTGCCGGGCGGCTTCGATGCCCTCGATGCCGGCGCCCGTGCCGCCGCCACCAAGGCGCTCTCGCGCGGTTCCGTCTCCGGCACGCTCACGCTCGCCCGCGAGGGCGAGACGGCGGCGGTGTCGCTGAACCAGCCGGCCCTGCGTACCCTCTACACCGCCCTCAAGGAGGCCGCCGCCGTGCTCGGCGCCGCTCCGCCCACGCTCGATGCCCTGCTCGCCGTGCGCGGCATCGTCGAAGTGGTGGAAGCCGATCTCTCGGACGAGGACCGCGCGGCCGTCACACGGGATGCCCTCGCCGGCTTCGAGGACGCGTTGGCGGACCTCGGCCGCATGCGGATCGCGGAAGGGGCGGCGCTCAGAGCCATTCTCATGGACCGCCTCGACGGCATCGCGCGGCTCGTCGCCGCCGCCGAGAGCCTGCCCGAGCGCCAGCTTGAGGCCATCAAGGCACGTCTGGCCGATCAGGTGCGCGCACTCTCGGAGGCCCATGCTGGCCTTGATCCCGAGCGGCTCCATCAGGAGGCGGTGCTGCTGGCCACCAAGGCGGACGTGCGGGAGGAACTCGACCGCCTCACCGCCCATATCGCCGCCGCCCGCGAGCTGCTGACGCAAGGCGGGCCGGTGGGTCGCCGCCTCGATTTCCTCGCGCAGGAGTTCAACCGCGAGGCCAATACGCTGTGCTCCAAGTCCAATGCGGTGGCCCTGACGCAGATCGGGCTTGACCTGAAGCTTCTGGTGGATCAGTTCCGCGAGCAGATCGCAAACGTGGAATAA
- the fabD gene encoding ACP S-malonyltransferase, giving the protein MSTAFIFPGQGSQAVGMGKALAENFAAARDVFTEVDAALGEHLTRIMWEGPADELTLTANAQPALMATSLAALRVLEAEAGLNLARDAAFVAGHSLGEYSALAAAGTFTISDAARLLRIRGRAMQDAVPAGAGAMAALLGLDYEQAVAVAAEAAGDDVCEAANDNAGGQVVVSGSLKAVERAIEIAKAKGASRAILLPVSAPFHCRLMEPAAEAMAAALAEVEVKAPVVPVISNVRASPVTDPAEIVRLLVEQVTGTVRWRESVVYMAGAGVSRAVEVGAGKVLSGLVRRIAKEIQVSAVGTPEDVAAFIATKAAPAA; this is encoded by the coding sequence ATGAGCACAGCCTTCATCTTCCCCGGACAGGGCAGCCAGGCCGTCGGCATGGGCAAGGCGCTGGCCGAAAACTTCGCCGCCGCCCGCGACGTCTTCACCGAAGTGGATGCGGCACTTGGCGAACACCTCACCCGCATCATGTGGGAAGGCCCGGCGGACGAGCTGACCCTCACCGCCAATGCCCAGCCCGCCCTCATGGCCACCTCCCTCGCCGCCCTGCGCGTGCTGGAAGCCGAGGCGGGCCTGAACCTTGCCCGCGACGCCGCCTTCGTGGCCGGCCATTCGCTGGGCGAATATTCGGCGCTGGCGGCCGCCGGCACCTTCACCATCTCCGACGCCGCCCGCCTGCTGCGCATCCGTGGCCGCGCCATGCAGGACGCGGTGCCCGCCGGCGCCGGCGCCATGGCCGCGCTGCTCGGCCTTGATTACGAGCAGGCGGTCGCGGTCGCCGCCGAGGCCGCCGGTGACGACGTCTGCGAAGCCGCCAATGACAATGCCGGTGGACAGGTGGTGGTTTCCGGCAGCCTGAAGGCCGTGGAGCGCGCCATCGAGATTGCCAAGGCCAAGGGCGCCTCCCGCGCCATCCTTCTGCCCGTATCGGCGCCCTTCCATTGCCGCCTGATGGAGCCGGCGGCGGAGGCGATGGCCGCCGCGCTCGCCGAGGTGGAGGTGAAGGCCCCCGTGGTGCCGGTCATCTCCAACGTGCGCGCTTCGCCTGTGACGGACCCGGCCGAGATAGTGCGCCTCCTCGTGGAGCAGGTGACAGGCACGGTGCGCTGGCGCGAATCGGTGGTGTATATGGCCGGCGCCGGCGTCAGCCGCGCGGTCGAGGTGGGCGCCGGCAAGGTGCTCTCCGGCCTCGTGCGCCGCATCGCCAAGGAGATCCAGGTGTCGGCGGTCGGCACGCCCGAGGACGTCGCCGCCTTCATCGCCACCAAGGCCGCCCCGGCGGCCTGA
- the fabG gene encoding 3-oxoacyl-[acyl-carrier-protein] reductase yields MFDLSGKTALVTGATGGLGGAIAKALHAQGATVAISGTRREALDALAGELKDRVHVLPCNLGVAEEVEKLVPDAEAAMGVVDILVNNAGITRDNIFMRLTDEAWEQVLNVNLTSAFRLSRAAVRAMMRRRTGRIISITSIVGVTGNAGQGNYAAAKAGMIGMSKALAQEVASRGVTVNCIAPGFIATPMTDALNDKQREAILKSVPAARLGTPEDIAAACVYLASDEAAYVTGQTLHVNGGMAMI; encoded by the coding sequence ATGTTCGATCTGAGCGGCAAGACGGCCCTCGTCACCGGCGCCACCGGCGGTCTCGGCGGCGCCATCGCCAAGGCCCTCCATGCCCAGGGCGCGACGGTCGCCATCTCCGGCACCCGCCGCGAGGCGCTCGACGCGCTGGCCGGCGAGCTGAAGGACCGGGTGCACGTTCTGCCCTGCAACCTCGGCGTCGCCGAGGAGGTGGAGAAGCTGGTGCCGGACGCGGAAGCGGCGATGGGCGTCGTGGACATCCTCGTCAACAACGCCGGCATCACCCGCGACAACATCTTCATGCGCCTCACCGACGAGGCGTGGGAGCAGGTTCTCAACGTGAACCTCACCTCCGCCTTCCGCCTGTCGCGGGCGGCGGTGCGCGCCATGATGCGCCGGCGCACCGGCCGCATCATCTCCATCACCTCCATCGTCGGCGTCACCGGCAATGCGGGCCAGGGCAACTATGCCGCCGCCAAGGCGGGCATGATCGGCATGTCCAAGGCCCTCGCCCAGGAAGTGGCGAGCCGCGGCGTGACCGTGAACTGCATCGCCCCCGGCTTCATCGCCACCCCCATGACCGACGCGCTCAACGACAAGCAGCGCGAGGCCATCCTGAAGTCCGTTCCGGCCGCCCGTCTCGGCACGCCGGAGGACATCGCGGCCGCCTGCGTCTATCTGGCGTCGGATGAAGCCGCCTACGTGACGGGCCAGACCTTGCACGTGAACGGCGGCATGGCGATGATCTGA
- the fabF gene encoding beta-ketoacyl-ACP synthase II yields the protein MRRVVVTGLGMVTPLGCGVEPTWRRLLAGESGAKRVDTFDVSDLPCKIAAVIPRGDGSDGSYNPDQWMEPKEQRKVDEFIVYAMAAAKQALDDADWHPTAYEDQIASGVLIGSGIGGIEGIADTALTLKEKGPRRVSPFFIPGRLINLAGGYVSIEHGLKGPNHAVVTACSTGSHAIGDAARLIAFGDADVMVAGGTESPVNRLALAGFAACKALVTAFNDEPTRASRPYDRDRDGFLMGEGAGIVVLEELEHAKARGAKIYAEVIGYGLSGDAFHITAPTPDGDGAFRCMTAALKRAGISPGEVDYINAHGTSTMADEIELKAVERLLGNAAANVSMSSTKSSIGHLLGAAGAVEAIFSILAIRDQIAPPTLNLENPSVETPIDLVPLKPRARKIDVALSNSFGFGGTNASLVLRRYAA from the coding sequence ATGAGACGTGTTGTCGTCACGGGCCTCGGCATGGTGACGCCGCTCGGATGCGGTGTCGAGCCGACCTGGCGGCGGCTGCTCGCCGGCGAAAGCGGCGCCAAGCGCGTCGACACTTTCGACGTGTCCGATCTCCCCTGCAAGATTGCGGCGGTTATTCCGCGCGGGGACGGCAGCGACGGCAGCTACAATCCCGACCAGTGGATGGAGCCCAAGGAGCAGCGCAAGGTCGACGAGTTCATCGTCTATGCCATGGCTGCCGCCAAGCAGGCTCTGGACGATGCCGACTGGCATCCCACGGCCTATGAGGATCAGATCGCCAGCGGCGTGCTGATCGGCTCCGGCATCGGCGGCATCGAGGGCATTGCGGATACCGCGCTGACCCTCAAGGAAAAGGGGCCGCGCCGCGTCTCCCCCTTCTTCATTCCCGGCCGCCTCATCAATCTCGCCGGCGGATACGTGTCCATCGAGCACGGCCTCAAGGGCCCGAACCATGCCGTGGTCACCGCCTGCTCCACCGGCTCCCACGCCATCGGTGATGCTGCCCGCCTGATCGCCTTCGGCGACGCGGACGTGATGGTCGCCGGCGGCACCGAATCACCCGTGAACCGCCTCGCGCTCGCCGGCTTCGCCGCCTGCAAGGCGCTGGTCACCGCCTTCAATGACGAGCCCACCCGCGCCTCGCGTCCCTATGACCGCGACCGCGACGGCTTCCTCATGGGCGAGGGCGCCGGCATCGTGGTGCTCGAGGAACTGGAGCACGCCAAGGCCCGCGGCGCGAAGATCTATGCCGAGGTCATCGGCTACGGCCTCTCGGGCGACGCCTTCCACATCACCGCCCCGACCCCGGACGGCGACGGCGCCTTCCGCTGCATGACGGCGGCGCTGAAGCGGGCCGGCATCTCGCCGGGCGAGGTGGACTACATCAACGCCCACGGCACCTCGACCATGGCGGACGAGATCGAGCTGAAGGCGGTGGAGCGGCTGCTGGGCAATGCGGCGGCCAACGTCTCCATGTCGTCCACCAAGTCGTCCATCGGCCATCTTCTGGGCGCTGCCGGTGCGGTGGAGGCGATCTTCTCCATCCTCGCCATCCGCGACCAGATCGCGCCGCCGACGCTGAACCTCGAAAATCCGTCAGTGGAGACCCCGATCGATCTGGTGCCGCTCAAGCCGCGCGCCCGCAAGATCGACGTGGCCCTTTCCAACTCCTTCGGCTTCGGCGGGACCAACGCCTCGCTGGTCCTGCGCCGCTACGCGGCCTGA
- the mltG gene encoding endolytic transglycosylase MltG, which produces MEQPEQKPKKRRSRGANHPAVVVGSAVFTLLLFLTVGGGLVGWYGQRAYNEAGPLATEKNVVVPRGSGLRDIADLLEREGIIRNWMVFIAGHQFTHRGESLHAGEYAFKPGVTMADVVDTMVAGHVVQHQITVPEGLTSQQVVDRLNDNPLLTGTPRVPLEGTLLPETYAIVRGMTRQEVLKRMSADQQKLVADLWAKRAPDLPLKSPEELIILASIVEKETSKADERPRVAAVFINRLTKKMKLQSDPTIIYGIVGGKGTLGRPISRTDISTPTPYNTYAIDGLPPGPIGNPGKASLVAVANPAKTKDLYFVADGTGGHVFAETLEQHNRNVARWREIEAEMKAKAAAQPPAAATPTAAPSSGTSAPAPANGAGTPAPEAAPATPQRGTGTSAPKPAN; this is translated from the coding sequence ATGGAGCAGCCCGAGCAGAAGCCGAAGAAGAGGCGGTCCCGGGGGGCCAACCACCCCGCCGTCGTCGTCGGCAGCGCCGTTTTCACCCTGCTTCTCTTCCTCACCGTGGGCGGCGGGCTCGTCGGCTGGTACGGCCAGCGCGCCTATAACGAGGCCGGGCCGCTCGCCACCGAGAAGAACGTGGTCGTCCCGCGCGGCTCCGGCCTGCGCGACATCGCCGACCTGCTGGAACGCGAAGGCATCATCCGCAACTGGATGGTCTTCATCGCCGGCCACCAGTTCACCCACCGGGGCGAGTCGCTCCATGCCGGCGAATACGCCTTCAAGCCCGGCGTGACCATGGCCGACGTGGTGGACACGATGGTCGCGGGCCATGTGGTCCAGCACCAGATCACCGTTCCCGAGGGCCTCACCAGCCAGCAGGTGGTGGACCGCCTCAACGACAATCCGCTCCTCACCGGCACACCCCGCGTGCCGCTGGAAGGCACGCTGCTGCCCGAGACCTATGCCATCGTGCGCGGCATGACCCGGCAGGAAGTCCTCAAGCGCATGAGTGCCGACCAGCAGAAGCTGGTGGCGGACCTCTGGGCCAAGCGCGCGCCGGACCTGCCGCTCAAGTCGCCGGAAGAGTTGATCATCCTCGCCTCCATCGTGGAGAAGGAGACCTCCAAGGCCGACGAGCGCCCGCGCGTGGCGGCGGTCTTCATCAACCGCCTGACGAAGAAGATGAAGCTCCAGTCGGACCCGACGATCATCTACGGCATCGTCGGCGGCAAGGGCACGCTCGGCCGGCCCATCAGCCGCACCGACATCTCGACGCCCACGCCCTACAACACCTATGCCATCGACGGCCTGCCGCCCGGCCCCATCGGCAATCCGGGCAAGGCCTCGCTGGTGGCCGTGGCCAATCCGGCCAAGACCAAGGACCTCTATTTCGTCGCCGACGGCACCGGCGGACACGTCTTTGCGGAGACGCTGGAGCAGCACAATCGCAACGTGGCCCGCTGGCGCGAGATCGAGGCGGAGATGAAGGCCAAGGCGGCGGCCCAGCCTCCCGCCGCCGCGACCCCGACGGCCGCCCCCTCCTCGGGCACGTCGGCGCCCGCTCCCGCGAACGGCGCCGGCACGCCGGCACCGGAGGCCGCGCCCGCGACCCCGCAGCGCGGCACCGGGACAAGCGCGCCCAAGCCCGCCAACTGA
- a CDS encoding MbcA/ParS/Xre antitoxin family protein, which translates to MSHPRMHARPGAEGRPDAGAVVTKAVVRAADALGLTAKRLGEVIGVSEATVSRMRKAGHVLEAGGKPFELAVLFVRLFRGLDAIVGGDAPAARAWMQAENAALGAVPAERIRTVTGLLDVIAYLDARRARV; encoded by the coding sequence ATGTCCCACCCACGGATGCATGCCCGTCCCGGTGCGGAGGGGCGACCTGACGCCGGGGCTGTCGTCACCAAGGCCGTGGTGCGTGCCGCCGACGCGCTGGGGCTCACCGCCAAGCGGCTCGGCGAGGTGATTGGCGTCTCGGAGGCCACCGTCTCGCGCATGCGCAAAGCCGGGCATGTGCTGGAGGCCGGCGGCAAGCCCTTTGAACTGGCGGTGCTTTTCGTCCGTCTGTTCCGGGGGCTCGATGCCATCGTCGGTGGCGATGCCCCCGCCGCCCGCGCCTGGATGCAGGCGGAGAATGCCGCGCTCGGTGCCGTGCCGGCCGAGCGCATCCGCACCGTGACCGGACTTCTCGATGTCATCGCCTATCTGGACGCCCGCCGCGCTCGCGTCTGA
- a CDS encoding acyl carrier protein, with amino-acid sequence MSDIAERVKKIVAEHLGVEPEKVTENASFIDDLGADSLDTVELVMAFEEAFNTEIPDDAAETILTVGDAIKFLEKNAG; translated from the coding sequence ATGAGTGACATCGCCGAGCGGGTGAAGAAGATTGTCGCGGAGCATCTCGGGGTTGAGCCCGAGAAGGTGACTGAGAACGCCAGCTTCATCGACGATCTCGGCGCCGACAGCCTCGACACCGTGGAACTCGTGATGGCCTTCGAAGAGGCCTTCAACACCGAGATCCCGGACGACGCGGCCGAGACCATCCTGACGGTGGGCGACGCCATCAAGTTCCTGGAAAAGAACGCCGGCTGA
- the gmk gene encoding guanylate kinase, whose product MAAPATSHFSLPGWKPGSRSGLARRGLMLVLSSPSGAGKTTLSRRLLAEDDRITMSVSVTTRAPRPGEVDGKDYFFVSKERFEELRDTGALLEHATVFSNLYGTPRQAVEDALSAGRDVLFDIDWQGTQQLDQSAEQDLVKVFLLPPTAEDLEKRLRTRAQDTDDVVRQRMSKASDEISHFTEYDYILINQDVEDSLAKLKAILQAERLKRRRLTGLAGFVKGLRDAL is encoded by the coding sequence ATGGCTGCTCCCGCCACGTCCCATTTCTCGCTGCCGGGCTGGAAGCCGGGCTCCCGCTCCGGCCTCGCCCGCCGCGGCCTCATGCTGGTGCTCTCCTCGCCCTCCGGCGCGGGCAAGACCACCCTCTCCCGCCGCTTGCTGGCCGAGGACGACCGCATCACCATGTCGGTGTCGGTGACGACCCGCGCGCCCCGTCCGGGCGAGGTGGACGGCAAGGACTATTTCTTCGTCTCGAAGGAGCGGTTCGAGGAATTGCGCGACACCGGCGCGCTGCTGGAGCATGCGACCGTGTTCAGCAATCTCTACGGCACGCCCCGCCAGGCGGTGGAGGATGCCCTCAGCGCCGGCCGCGACGTGCTCTTCGACATCGACTGGCAGGGCACCCAGCAGCTCGACCAGAGTGCCGAGCAGGATCTGGTGAAGGTGTTTCTCCTGCCGCCGACCGCCGAGGATCTGGAGAAGCGCCTGCGCACGCGCGCGCAGGACACGGACGACGTGGTGCGCCAGCGCATGTCCAAGGCGTCGGACGAGATCAGCCACTTCACCGAATATGACTACATCCTGATCAATCAGGACGTGGAGGACAGCCTCGCCAAGCTGAAGGCCATCCTCCAGGCCGAGCGCCTGAAGCGCCGCCGCCTCACCGGCCTCGCCGGCTTCGTGAAGGGCCTGCGCGACGCGCTCTGA
- a CDS encoding RES family NAD+ phosphorylase, with protein MSSPIWTPAALASEAQPYEGRVWRLVEAQHRVSTLKLVDTLDEQALLEELIEETKPLLPPECTRLPYLLASPFRYAPPYPHGSRFRRAGRTPGVYYAAETPQTAVAEMAFYRLLFFAESPGTPWPRNAADYTAFATGLATDRALDLTAPPLERDGAAWTHLTDYEACQTLAEAAREAGLLLLRYASARDPAGGRNVAALSCTAFADGRIGERQTWRLRLSPSGVQAICDFPDLRLDFPPAVFSADPRLSTLRWRR; from the coding sequence ATGTCATCGCCTATCTGGACGCCCGCCGCGCTCGCGTCTGAGGCGCAGCCCTATGAGGGGCGCGTCTGGCGGCTGGTGGAGGCGCAGCACCGCGTCTCGACCCTCAAGCTTGTGGATACGCTGGACGAGCAGGCCCTGCTGGAAGAGCTGATCGAGGAGACCAAGCCGCTGCTGCCGCCCGAATGCACGCGGCTGCCCTATCTTCTCGCTTCGCCCTTCCGCTATGCGCCGCCCTATCCGCACGGCTCCCGCTTCCGCCGGGCCGGGCGCACGCCGGGCGTCTATTATGCCGCCGAGACGCCGCAGACGGCGGTGGCGGAAATGGCCTTCTACCGGCTGCTGTTCTTCGCCGAGTCGCCCGGCACGCCCTGGCCTCGCAATGCCGCCGACTACACCGCCTTCGCCACGGGCCTTGCCACCGACCGCGCGCTCGATCTCACCGCCCCGCCGCTGGAGCGGGACGGCGCCGCCTGGACGCACCTGACCGATTATGAGGCCTGCCAGACGCTGGCGGAGGCGGCGCGGGAGGCGGGGCTTCTGCTGCTGCGCTATGCCTCGGCGCGCGACCCGGCGGGCGGGCGCAACGTCGCGGCGCTCTCCTGCACGGCGTTTGCGGATGGGCGCATCGGCGAGCGGCAGACCTGGCGGCTGCGCCTCTCGCCCTCGGGCGTGCAGGCGATCTGCGATTTTCCCGATCTGCGGCTGGACTTCCCGCCAGCCGTCTTCAGCGCCGACCCCCGCCTGTCGACGCTGCGCTGGCGGCGATGA
- a CDS encoding histidine-type phosphatase, whose amino-acid sequence MRRPLLSLAVKSAALAGVFCLASLPALADMVLERVVLVQRHGVRAPTQSPEALASWTARQWPSWPVGRGELTPRGAQVVGLMADGIRAGYVAQGLLPATGCPGDSLVIWADGADERTRDSGRMLADRLAPGCAAPLGHGPDGQKDKVFDSTGGACRLEDKAARKAVAAFTGNKGIMDPAAAEAIRRVWSILKPGEAPGPSSFKVTPGGITISGALSVAAQVSEIFLLQYAENMPVADVGWGAAADPAVLAVLLPARDRLADLSRRLPYLARRQGAAMARIMLATLAGETRAAAPAIGPGVKMLAFAGHDDDISNMAGIFGVNWSLPRQPDTAPPAAAFALERWRDTTTGAVLVGATVWYAELEGMRALDPARVRSLKVPLPGCGQSGLCPFDALRAQALKDIPAACGG is encoded by the coding sequence ATGCGTCGCCCATTGCTCTCACTCGCCGTCAAATCAGCAGCCCTTGCCGGCGTCTTCTGCCTGGCGAGCCTGCCGGCGCTGGCGGACATGGTGCTGGAGCGGGTGGTTCTGGTGCAGCGCCACGGCGTGCGCGCGCCCACCCAGTCGCCGGAGGCGCTGGCGAGCTGGACCGCGCGGCAATGGCCGTCCTGGCCGGTGGGGCGGGGCGAACTGACCCCGCGTGGCGCGCAGGTGGTTGGCCTGATGGCGGATGGCATTCGCGCCGGCTATGTGGCGCAGGGCCTCCTGCCGGCCACCGGCTGCCCCGGCGACAGCCTTGTCATCTGGGCGGACGGCGCCGACGAGCGGACCCGCGACAGCGGGCGCATGCTGGCGGACCGTCTGGCGCCCGGCTGCGCCGCGCCGCTGGGCCACGGCCCCGATGGCCAGAAGGACAAGGTGTTCGACTCCACCGGCGGCGCCTGCCGGCTGGAGGACAAGGCCGCCCGGAAGGCGGTTGCCGCCTTCACCGGCAACAAGGGCATCATGGACCCCGCCGCTGCCGAGGCGATCCGGCGCGTATGGTCCATCCTGAAGCCCGGCGAGGCTCCCGGCCCCTCCAGCTTCAAGGTGACGCCGGGCGGCATCACCATCAGCGGCGCGCTCTCGGTGGCGGCGCAGGTCTCCGAAATCTTCCTGCTCCAGTATGCCGAAAACATGCCCGTGGCGGATGTGGGCTGGGGCGCGGCTGCCGATCCGGCGGTCCTCGCCGTGCTGCTGCCGGCTCGCGACCGGCTGGCGGACCTGTCCCGCCGTCTGCCCTATCTGGCGCGCCGGCAGGGCGCGGCCATGGCCCGTATCATGCTGGCGACACTCGCCGGCGAGACCCGCGCCGCCGCACCCGCCATCGGGCCGGGCGTGAAGATGCTCGCCTTCGCCGGGCATGATGACGACATTTCCAATATGGCCGGCATCTTTGGCGTGAACTGGAGCCTGCCACGGCAGCCGGACACGGCGCCGCCGGCCGCTGCCTTTGCGCTGGAGCGCTGGCGCGACACCACGACGGGCGCAGTTCTGGTGGGCGCCACCGTCTGGTATGCGGAACTGGAGGGTATGCGGGCGCTCGATCCCGCGCGGGTGCGCAGCCTCAAGGTGCCGCTGCCCGGATGCGGCCAGAGCGGCCTCTGCCCGTTCGATGCGCTGCGCGCGCAGGCCCTGAAGGACATTCCCGCTGCGTGCGGCGGCTGA